A single genomic interval of Flavobacterium sp. N2820 harbors:
- a CDS encoding TolC family protein: MRNLYITLFIFILGISVQAQELLSLEDAVKIALENNYDIKIAENNSKIDATNNNLANAGMLPSLNANFTNNNSQLDTKQTQGDGSERELDNAKNMNLTYGVGLDWTIFDGLSMFARKEQLNVLEQQGKAELQAAILTKISDVYLTYFDLVQQQQVIASIDTAIVISNQRLTTAQNRFSIGKASKLEVLNAQVDLNSDISLLLKQKELYRNTKIRMNELLIREIQTDFKVAKEIAFDQNLDFNALKETAEKQNPLLQAQILEKKVADLNLKQVKGNRYPTVRITSGYNFTRSEASLGFITQSSGQGFVYGVTATVPIFNGFLQNKNEKVAKYQVENAGLVLEQQKLALTAQLATLYASYQTNLELVKVEEKNLEIAKQNLDITLAKFKIGTITTIEFRTAQQNFVEASVRYSNAQYLTKLSEINLKELAGTLQLN; encoded by the coding sequence ATGCGAAATTTATATATAACTTTATTCATTTTTATTCTTGGAATTTCTGTGCAAGCACAAGAATTGCTTTCATTAGAAGATGCCGTAAAAATTGCATTAGAAAACAATTATGATATTAAAATTGCGGAAAACAATTCCAAAATAGATGCCACCAATAACAATTTAGCCAATGCGGGAATGTTGCCTTCCCTAAATGCAAATTTTACAAACAACAACAGTCAATTGGATACCAAACAAACCCAAGGTGATGGCTCTGAAAGGGAACTAGACAATGCCAAAAACATGAATTTAACCTATGGCGTTGGTTTAGATTGGACTATTTTTGATGGCTTAAGTATGTTTGCCCGAAAAGAGCAATTGAACGTTTTGGAACAACAAGGAAAAGCCGAATTACAAGCGGCTATTTTAACTAAAATTAGCGATGTATACCTAACCTATTTTGATTTGGTACAACAACAACAAGTAATCGCATCAATTGACACCGCAATTGTGATTTCTAACCAACGCTTAACTACCGCACAAAATCGTTTTAGTATTGGAAAAGCTTCAAAATTAGAAGTATTGAATGCACAAGTAGACTTGAACAGTGATATAAGTCTGCTTTTAAAACAAAAAGAATTATACCGCAATACCAAAATCAGAATGAATGAATTATTGATTCGTGAGATACAAACTGATTTTAAAGTAGCCAAAGAAATCGCATTTGATCAAAATTTAGATTTCAATGCACTCAAAGAAACTGCTGAAAAACAAAACCCGCTGTTACAAGCGCAAATTTTAGAAAAAAAAGTAGCCGATTTGAATCTAAAACAGGTCAAGGGCAATCGCTATCCAACCGTTAGAATTACTTCTGGATATAACTTTACACGCTCTGAGGCTTCGTTGGGATTTATTACCCAATCTTCTGGACAAGGTTTTGTATATGGAGTAACCGCTACAGTGCCAATATTTAATGGCTTTTTACAAAATAAAAATGAAAAAGTTGCAAAATATCAAGTGGAGAATGCTGGCTTAGTATTGGAACAGCAAAAATTAGCTTTAACGGCACAATTAGCTACTTTGTATGCAAGTTACCAAACCAATTTGGAACTCGTAAAAGTAGAAGAAAAAAACCTCGAAATCGCAAAACAAAACCTAGATATTACTTTGGCAAAATTCAAAATCGGGACCATTACTACCATCGAGTTTAGAACCGCTCAACAAAATTTTGTGGAGGCATCCGTTCGTTATTCCAATGCGCAATACCTAACCAAACTTTCCGAAATTAACTTAAAAGAATTAGCAGGTACTTTACAACTAAATTAA
- a CDS encoding TIGR03643 family protein: MKPVIATITNEALSESQIDRIIEMAWEDRTPFDAITFQFGLAEAEVKALMKKELKFSSYKLWRTRVENCKTKHSAKRNAAIDRFKCTRQRSISNNKIAKR; encoded by the coding sequence ATGAAACCTGTTATTGCAACCATTACAAACGAAGCTTTATCCGAAAGTCAAATCGATCGCATTATTGAAATGGCATGGGAAGATCGTACACCTTTTGATGCCATTACCTTCCAATTCGGACTAGCGGAAGCCGAGGTAAAAGCATTAATGAAAAAAGAACTCAAGTTTAGTAGTTACAAACTGTGGCGCACCCGTGTAGAAAATTGCAAAACCAAACACAGCGCCAAACGCAATGCAGCAATCGACCGATTCAAATGCACACGACAACGCAGCATCTCCAACAATAAAATTGCTAAAAGGTAA
- a CDS encoding DUF2452 domain-containing protein: METKKPDNVVYSEKEGYNASLMRYGTNVGAPVIQIDDVVAFKSRGIRNVNKEFENKFNELKQQYESLMKEFEYNELVYSAKFSFEPVIGELYHLYRGADGLNFLSLISPTECNREHLGTFRLNSDKKWIFIE; encoded by the coding sequence ATGGAAACCAAAAAACCAGATAATGTAGTGTATTCTGAAAAAGAAGGCTACAACGCAAGCCTAATGCGCTACGGAACCAATGTAGGCGCACCCGTAATTCAAATTGATGATGTAGTCGCTTTCAAAAGCAGAGGCATTAGAAATGTCAATAAAGAATTTGAAAACAAGTTCAACGAACTCAAACAACAGTACGAAAGCCTAATGAAAGAGTTCGAATACAATGAATTGGTCTACAGTGCTAAATTCTCTTTTGAACCAGTCATTGGGGAGCTATACCACCTCTACCGTGGAGCTGATGGCCTCAACTTTCTATCATTAATTTCACCCACAGAATGTAACAGAGAACACCTGGGCACTTTCCGTCTCAACAGTGATAAAAAATGGATCTTTATCGAATAA
- a CDS encoding LuxR C-terminal-related transcriptional regulator, protein MEKLQFDDMKKTWYEIARYQEKEMDIKFELEIHKKLLDIFQVGDYYYYIFNPATASFEYVSENVVNIMKVEKPDDFTPQYVFENMHPDDQNRFLAHEQKVAEFFSRLTPDQVLKYKVSYDYRMKTTSGDYKWILMQTVTIQTDDQGAVIRVIGIQTDITNLKTNNHPSGLSFIGLAGEPSYHNVLVNDIVTITSDSISFTAREKEILKLILSGKTSSEIALLLFISKHTVDSHRKNILKKSNCKNNAELIAKVVSEVLL, encoded by the coding sequence ATGGAAAAGCTACAATTTGATGACATGAAGAAGACTTGGTATGAGATTGCTCGTTATCAAGAAAAAGAAATGGATATAAAGTTTGAGTTAGAGATCCATAAGAAGTTATTAGATATTTTTCAAGTTGGGGATTACTATTATTATATTTTTAATCCTGCAACTGCAAGTTTTGAATATGTAAGTGAAAATGTTGTAAACATAATGAAAGTAGAAAAACCGGATGATTTTACACCTCAATATGTTTTTGAAAATATGCATCCCGACGACCAAAATCGGTTTTTAGCTCATGAACAAAAGGTTGCTGAATTTTTTAGTCGTCTAACACCTGACCAAGTACTAAAATATAAAGTTAGTTATGATTATCGAATGAAGACTACTTCAGGTGATTACAAATGGATTTTAATGCAAACTGTTACAATTCAAACGGATGATCAAGGTGCGGTAATTCGAGTTATAGGAATTCAAACAGATATTACTAATTTAAAAACTAACAATCATCCCTCAGGTCTTTCATTTATTGGATTAGCAGGAGAACCTTCCTATCATAATGTTCTTGTAAATGATATTGTTACCATTACTTCAGATTCTATATCATTTACCGCTAGAGAAAAAGAAATCTTGAAATTAATTCTGAGTGGAAAAACAAGTAGTGAAATTGCATTACTATTATTTATTAGTAAGCACACCGTTGACAGTCATCGGAAAAATATTCTAAAGAAGTCGAATTGTAAAAACAACGCGGAACTAATTGCAAAGGTTGTTAGTGAAGTTTTGCTATAA
- a CDS encoding LytTR family transcriptional regulator — protein sequence MKKIITFFLLILCNIHYAQELKVDSLTTLINNTNLPLEKAKLLIKRSKAYSSIEIQKPKNDALEALQLAKKANDTKLQIEILNQLSGIFSREDNYAEALKLDEQALTLSNTTNDAVGKVRSYKNMGRNLKTMGKIKEAIQKTSLAKQIAIQENIPQELATINNALGILYRVDGQFNASLEVLNEALSQVDKNKKIEALIYMNKGNTLSELVRLEEAATSYFSGLKISESINDLRSMTQFYNNLSTLFKKSKQYEKAISYSKKSLAISESYNTKYAMGIGYDNIATLYDLTHKNDSVIWYRKKAIVLFETIKDQNNIARCYHNLGHYYLLQNKFKEAQKYLSIALSKRLLLKNKFDIGATQTSLAIVADKEHRYDEAEKLLFAAQKNLKNEKTDNKKFFLNALAEHYKLKGDIKNALQQKEAAMALQDSLLQNSEIIKVMETAHKYELEKKEIQLQSAKNFNKKYNKNRFIFTISLIFVFIIALYSFIRWKNEDRKKKALLKEKQLIEKKHDAINEALKEVEKKVIIDHIALKNKTKIYLNDLLYIHSEDHYLELVTLSKKELIRASIKTILEQLPPNFIRCHKSYVVNKNFIKQNTSKEYILSNGAIIPKSRTYIN from the coding sequence ATGAAAAAAATAATAACTTTTTTCTTACTTATTTTGTGCAACATCCACTATGCACAAGAACTCAAAGTGGATAGTTTAACCACTTTAATTAATAATACAAATCTACCTCTTGAAAAAGCAAAACTTCTCATAAAACGTAGTAAAGCCTATTCTTCAATAGAAATCCAAAAACCAAAAAATGATGCTCTTGAAGCCTTGCAACTCGCAAAAAAGGCAAACGATACCAAATTACAAATAGAAATACTTAATCAACTTTCGGGTATATTTTCAAGAGAAGACAACTATGCAGAAGCTTTAAAGCTTGACGAACAAGCGTTAACACTTTCTAATACAACTAATGATGCTGTTGGAAAAGTTAGAAGTTACAAAAATATGGGACGCAATTTAAAAACCATGGGGAAAATTAAAGAGGCAATTCAAAAAACTTCCTTGGCCAAACAAATTGCTATTCAAGAAAATATTCCTCAAGAACTCGCCACTATTAATAATGCATTAGGAATTTTATATCGTGTTGATGGCCAATTTAATGCTTCATTAGAAGTACTAAATGAAGCATTGTCACAAGTTGATAAAAATAAAAAAATAGAAGCTTTAATTTACATGAATAAAGGCAATACCCTAAGCGAACTAGTGCGATTAGAAGAAGCTGCAACCTCTTACTTTTCAGGATTAAAAATTAGTGAGTCAATAAATGATCTTAGAAGTATGACACAATTTTACAACAACTTAAGCACATTATTTAAAAAATCTAAACAATATGAAAAAGCAATTTCTTACAGTAAAAAATCATTAGCAATATCTGAATCGTATAATACTAAATATGCTATGGGAATTGGATACGATAACATAGCTACTCTATATGATTTAACCCATAAAAATGATTCCGTTATTTGGTATCGAAAAAAAGCAATTGTGCTTTTTGAAACCATTAAAGACCAAAATAATATTGCCCGGTGCTATCATAATTTAGGCCATTACTATTTGCTGCAAAATAAATTCAAAGAAGCTCAAAAATATTTATCTATTGCTTTATCAAAACGTTTATTGTTGAAAAATAAATTTGACATTGGTGCAACACAAACTAGTTTAGCAATAGTAGCAGACAAAGAACATCGTTATGACGAAGCCGAAAAACTATTATTTGCAGCACAAAAAAACCTAAAGAATGAAAAAACTGATAATAAAAAGTTTTTTTTAAATGCCTTAGCAGAACATTACAAACTAAAGGGGGACATAAAAAATGCACTTCAACAAAAAGAAGCAGCAATGGCACTTCAAGATTCACTACTACAAAATAGTGAAATTATAAAAGTAATGGAAACTGCCCACAAATATGAATTGGAGAAAAAAGAAATACAACTTCAAAGTGCAAAAAATTTCAATAAAAAATACAATAAAAACCGTTTCATCTTTACAATATCTTTAATTTTTGTATTTATAATTGCTTTGTATTCTTTTATTCGATGGAAAAATGAAGACCGAAAGAAAAAAGCACTACTCAAAGAAAAACAACTAATAGAAAAAAAACATGATGCCATCAACGAAGCTTTAAAAGAAGTTGAAAAAAAAGTTATAATTGACCATATTGCACTGAAAAACAAAACAAAAATTTATTTAAATGATTTACTCTACATACACTCTGAAGACCATTATTTAGAATTGGTAACTCTTTCTAAAAAAGAACTCATTAGAGCAAGTATAAAAACAATATTAGAACAATTACCACCCAATTTCATTCGCTGTCATAAATCGTATGTAGTGAATAAAAATTTTATCAAACAAAACACAAGTAAAGAATATATATTATCTAATGGAGCCATCATTCCCAAATCTAGAACTTATATAAATTAA
- a CDS encoding fibrobacter succinogenes major paralogous domain-containing protein → MKSTIYFLILIVSVVFFSCANDENETNQINQNGGIISRYQCVTIDVGTIQLSNETYIGTLNNQPIELSKVDENKLVFYVDETTTLGKSQLIISELNNAKINYEVVDVILTQTSEATLQPLIDFQEQYGSALTTSTEDAPFLQNHNAITTYYANLSDVEKIEAAKFYKANKAIIDAVYNTNYDAIQGRNLQQTQTDFDFALYRALVFKHSLAIVTTIIAGKVAVTPPYEPTKTIIASSIALAGIYKSRQFHGQVIEDVYKVVGIKLDNVLGFNNRNVSSTNAPLSLTNNETITIPFEVNARNLNNADSNTQKEFVSTFFKARNRLNIFISKINSTIVWINNNVPLLNLVTTESVNIPNTTTVNSFEANSQIMQRFSFSVNHPNLQLENATLSNTGLLNLKIKFIGNPSFTSINSSLNYTYSDDFSSFSGSFPIVVTAASACGNSTDIDGNVYESVTIGTQCWMKSNLNVSRYRNGDVIPQVTDPAAWNQLTTGAWCYYENNTANGTVYGKIYNWYAVNDPRGLAPEGYHIPSDAEWTVLINFLGGENLAGGKMKTTTGWNAPNTGATNNSNFTGLPGGYRPNHGGYINIGAEGYWWSASSSIANEAWCRSLTYDIEGVWRFDIDKVTGFSVRCIKN, encoded by the coding sequence ATGAAATCAACAATCTATTTTTTAATTCTTATTGTAAGCGTAGTTTTTTTCTCTTGTGCTAATGATGAAAATGAAACAAACCAAATTAACCAAAATGGCGGCATTATTTCACGTTATCAATGTGTCACAATTGATGTTGGAACCATCCAATTATCAAATGAAACATATATAGGTACATTAAATAACCAACCCATTGAATTGTCTAAAGTCGATGAAAATAAACTCGTCTTTTATGTAGATGAAACGACAACCTTAGGTAAATCTCAACTTATCATTTCTGAACTAAATAATGCTAAAATAAATTATGAAGTTGTAGATGTAATCTTAACTCAAACAAGTGAAGCAACACTACAACCATTAATTGACTTTCAGGAACAATATGGTAGTGCATTAACAACCTCAACTGAAGATGCGCCGTTTCTACAAAATCATAATGCAATAACAACGTATTATGCTAATTTATCCGATGTTGAAAAGATAGAAGCAGCTAAGTTTTATAAAGCAAACAAAGCCATAATTGACGCCGTATACAATACAAATTATGATGCCATTCAAGGTAGAAACTTACAACAAACACAAACTGATTTTGATTTTGCTCTTTATCGTGCTTTGGTTTTTAAACATTCGTTAGCAATTGTAACAACTATAATAGCAGGTAAAGTGGCTGTTACCCCTCCATATGAACCAACTAAAACTATAATTGCTTCAAGTATAGCCTTAGCTGGAATTTATAAATCCAGACAATTTCATGGACAAGTAATTGAAGATGTTTATAAAGTCGTCGGTATTAAATTAGATAACGTATTAGGTTTCAATAATCGAAACGTTTCTTCTACAAATGCGCCGCTTTCTCTTACAAACAATGAAACAATAACGATTCCTTTTGAAGTTAATGCACGCAATTTAAATAATGCAGACAGCAATACACAAAAAGAGTTTGTTAGTACTTTTTTTAAAGCGAGAAACCGATTAAATATTTTTATATCAAAAATAAATAGTACGATTGTATGGATAAACAATAATGTTCCTCTTCTAAATCTAGTTACTACTGAATCGGTTAACATACCTAATACTACTACAGTCAATTCATTTGAGGCCAACTCTCAAATCATGCAACGCTTTTCGTTTTCTGTTAACCATCCCAATCTGCAATTAGAAAATGCAACTTTATCAAACACGGGACTGCTTAATTTGAAAATTAAATTTATTGGTAACCCCTCATTTACATCTATAAACAGTTCTTTAAACTATACTTATTCTGACGATTTTAGTAGTTTTTCTGGAAGTTTTCCAATAGTCGTAACCGCGGCGTCTGCATGTGGTAACAGTACCGATATAGATGGTAATGTTTATGAATCCGTAACTATTGGAACGCAATGTTGGATGAAAAGTAACTTAAATGTAAGTCGCTATAGAAATGGAGATGTAATACCACAAGTTACAGACCCAGCAGCTTGGAATCAATTAACAACTGGAGCTTGGTGCTACTATGAAAATAATACAGCAAACGGAACGGTTTATGGTAAAATATACAATTGGTATGCCGTTAACGATCCTCGTGGACTAGCTCCAGAAGGCTATCACATTCCTAGTGATGCGGAATGGACGGTATTGATTAATTTTTTAGGTGGCGAAAATTTAGCAGGTGGTAAAATGAAAACTACTACTGGATGGAATGCTCCAAATACAGGTGCAACTAATAATAGTAATTTTACAGGACTTCCTGGTGGTTATCGCCCAAACCATGGAGGATATATTAATATTGGAGCGGAAGGATATTGGTGGAGTGCATCAAGTTCAATAGCTAATGAAGCATGGTGTCGAAGTTTAACATATGATATTGAAGGGGTTTGGAGATTCGATATCGACAAAGTAACAGGTTTTTCGGTCCGCTGCATAAAAAATTAA